A genomic window from Silene latifolia isolate original U9 population chromosome Y, ASM4854445v1, whole genome shotgun sequence includes:
- the LOC141632979 gene encoding uncharacterized protein LOC141632979 translates to MSWVCIGDFNEILLSTEMKGGSRPQWQMNQFRDAVNDCGLRDIAWEGYNFSFDDGQCNEANHQSMLDQALCMESWLELFPFARLYYIAREWSDHAAIKLILNMREHGEGGRRRFRFEQVWVGEEECGEAIARGTARWGGYLVRLIEECSKELRAWKGTNINNINRDIYRKRKQLERLNVGDRSEANVARRRKLFAELAELRCQEERYWRQRSRALWLRD, encoded by the coding sequence ATGTCGTGGGTTTGTATTGGCGACTTCAATGAGATTTTACTTTCGACTGAGATGAAGGGGGGTAGTAGGCCCCAATGGCAAATGAACCAATTTCGTGATGCTGTGAATGATTGTGGCCTCCGAGATATAGCATGGGAGGGATATAATTTTTCTTTCGATGATGGCCAATGCAATGAGGCAAATCATCAGAGCATGTTGGATCAAGCCCTTTGCATGGAATCATGGCTGGAGCTTTTTCCTTTCGCTAGACTCTATTATATAGCAAGAGAGTGGTCGGACCATGCAGCTATTAAGCTCATTCTTAATATGAGGGAACATGGGGAAGGTGGGAGGAGACGGTTCAGGTTTGAGCAGGTGTGGGTCGGGGAGGAGGAGTGTGGGGAGGCCATTGCACGGGGTACAGCTCGCTGGGGAGGATATTTGGTAAGGTTAATTGAGGAGTGCAGCAAGGAATTGCGAGCGTGGAAGGGAACaaatatcaataatattaataggGACATTTATCGAAAGCGTAAACAATTGGAGAGATTGAATGTAGGGGATCGCTCGGAGGCAAACGTGGCTAGGAGGCGGAAATTATTTGCTGAATTAGCTGAACTCCGCTGTCAAGAGGAGAGGTATTGGCGTCAGAGATCGAGGGCTTTGTGGCTTAGAGATTGA